One window of the Tachypleus tridentatus isolate NWPU-2018 chromosome 10, ASM421037v1, whole genome shotgun sequence genome contains the following:
- the LOC143229878 gene encoding cell adhesion molecule Dscam2-like, translating into MAGVSVLSPVFSWITWSVTIFAYGAFCEGLEIQPFQFPRDIQEGQDVQTLCSVVGGKNEVKFTWFKDSSRIQSEKRWKILDHKTFSVLVVQSPSVESSGNYSCVAQSSSEEDRYTAQLLVKGSPKWKHEPRDISAAIREDIVLKCSAWGYPRPSIRWKRRQGDRLVPVVEDARTGLLEDGSLRILGITQNDKGSYTCEVSNGIGNSLMRTIQLSVEGTIS; encoded by the exons ATGGCGGGTGTAAGTGTTTTGTCTCCAGTTTTTAGTTGGATAACGTGGAGTGTGACAATATTTGCTTACGGTGCATTCTGTGAAG GTTTAGAAATTCAGCCTTTTCAGTTCCCACGTGACATACAAGAAGGACAAGATGTGCAGACTCTCTGTAGTGTTGTTGGTGGTAAAAATGAAGTGAAATTTACGTGGTTTAAAGATTCTTCTAGAATACAATCTGAGAAACGATGGAAAATTTTAGACCATAAAACTTTCTCTGTGTTGGTGGTTCAAAGTCCATCAGTAGAATCATCTGGGAACTATTCGTGTGTAGCCCAGAGTTCGAGCGAAGAAGATAGATACACAGCTCAGCTTCTTGTAAAAG GATCTCCTAAATGGAAGCATGAACCACGAGATATATCAGCAGCCATACGAGAAGACATAGTGTTAAAATGTAGTGCTTGGGGATACCCTCGTCCCTCTATTCGCTGGAAACGCCGCCAGG GTGATAGGTTGGTGCCTGTTGTAGAAGATGCAAGAACTGGCTTACTTGAAGATGGTTCTCTAAGGATTTTAGGCATCACACAAAATGACAAAGGATCATACACTTGTGAAGTGTCTAATGGGATTGGTAACAGCCTTATGAGGACCATACAGTTATCAGTAGAGGGTACCATATCTTGA